The Desulfurobacterium atlanticum genome includes the window AAAAATCGTTCTCAAGCTTTAAGATTTTCTCGCCTGCACAATACTATTGTTATTCTTGACGAAATTCAAACAATTCCTCTTAAATATTGGGAGATTTTTTCTCAAATTGTTGAAAATCTTGCTGAAGTCCTTGATTTTTACGTATTATTTATGACAGCAACAAAACCAGTAATTTTCCCAAATTGTGTTGAACTTGCCGGGAAAGAATTTTTTAAAGGTCTTAACAGATATAAAATAGATGTAGATATGGAAAAAAAGACCATTGATGAATTTCTAAGCACATTCAAATTTGAAGAAGATAAAACTTACCTATTTATTCTAAACACAATTAAAAGTTCGCAAGAATTTTATAAAAAGCTAAAAGAGAAAGTTAATGGAGAAATTGAATATATCTCCGCCTCAATCACCCCTTTTGAAAGGAAACAGCGCCTTGCAAAAATAAAAGAAGGGAAAGTTAAGTATCTTGTATCAACTCAGGTTGTTGAAGCAGGAGTGGATATAGATTTTGACGTAGTGGTAAGAGACTTCGCCCCTTTTGATGCTCTAAATCAGTCAGCAGGAAGATGCAACAGAAATGGGGAAAAATCGGGAGCATTCAAAATTATAAGACTTGTCGATGAAAAGGGTAAATTTTACTGGAGCTATATATACGATTCAATTTTATCTTCCTGCACTTATGAAACTCTTGAATGTGTAAACAATTTGACAGAAGAACAGTTTATAAACCTTACTGAAAAATACTTTAAACTTGTTAAAGACAGGGCAGTTGATAATGTAAAAGAATTGGCTTTATTTTCAGAGGCACTTAAATATTTACGATTTTCAGGAAAAAATGGAAAAAGGTTCATAAAAGATATGAATCTTATTGAAAACGATTACGGAATAGAAGTTTTTGTCCAGATAAATGAGAATGCTGTAAACGTATGGAACAAAATGATTGATATAGTTAAAAAGTTGAAGTCTGGAGAGCGTTCATCTTTCAAGGATTATATGAGATTAAAACCAAAATTTTATGAATTTGTCATTAGAGTTAATGTTGATGAAAAATCTTTACGGTTCTTTTCTGAAGAACTTGCTTTTCATTATATTCCTTTCAGGTATAAAGATATCTATTACGGAAAAACTGGCTTAAAAGAACCCAATTTAATATGGTAATATGGATTTAGAAAAAGCATTTATTAACGGAACACTTATCTGGTATTACTACATTTGCAAACGGGAAGTGTGGCTTATTGCCCACGGAATAGAAGCAGAGCAGGATAACAGTTTCATTTCTATCGGCAGACTAATTCATGAAACTTATTATAAAAGTAAAAAGAAAGAGTTATTTATAGACAACAAAATAAAGGTTGATATTCTTGAAAGTAGAAAAGTCATAGGTGAGGTAAAGAAAAGTTCCAGATTTCTGAAAAGTGCCAGAATGCAGCTTGTTTTTTATTTGTATTATATAAAGAAAGTAAAAGGAGAAGAACTTACAGGCGAACTACTGATACCTGAAGAGAGAAAGAGAATCCCTGTAAAACTTACAAAGAAATTGGAGAAAGAGATTGAAACAGCTATAGAAGAGATAGAAGAAATAATAAATCTTTCAAAACCTCCAAAGGCTGAAAAAACTGTCTTTTGTAAAAATTGCGCATACAGAGAATTTTGCTGGAGCTAAAATGAAACAGCCTCTT containing:
- the cas4 gene encoding CRISPR-associated protein Cas4 — its product is MDLEKAFINGTLIWYYYICKREVWLIAHGIEAEQDNSFISIGRLIHETYYKSKKKELFIDNKIKVDILESRKVIGEVKKSSRFLKSARMQLVFYLYYIKKVKGEELTGELLIPEERKRIPVKLTKKLEKEIETAIEEIEEIINLSKPPKAEKTVFCKNCAYREFCWS
- a CDS encoding CRISPR-associated helicase/endonuclease Cas3, whose protein sequence is MSSQSEKRERTFTCLLSHPDKYLIKHLQNVAKLVEDTFPINDETLKKFAVYVAQFHDVGKATQFFQHYIRGEKIFSQEKNHSLLSAIILFYFLRYNMDENPLLSFLSYVAVKNHHSFPEDVFEDEGVLTDIDLLKKQLDSLEASIFSEMKVKIDPNSLKINLENVIKDFKPFRSLSRFKKKFGEVKDYFLYIAFLSICSALLFADRKDAVDVPEIKYSDISYLHFKSLIDSIPAKYSIDKLRQKAKDAVLSKVFDPSKRVYSINLPTGLGKTYTGFLYALKMREILKKQIGKNFRIIYALPFVSIIDQNFEIIKEKLQQITDSCDSSLIIKHHHLSEPEYRKDGESLPFDIGKVLTEGWESEIVVTTMVQLFNAIFPKNRSQALRFSRLHNTIVILDEIQTIPLKYWEIFSQIVENLAEVLDFYVLFMTATKPVIFPNCVELAGKEFFKGLNRYKIDVDMEKKTIDEFLSTFKFEEDKTYLFILNTIKSSQEFYKKLKEKVNGEIEYISASITPFERKQRLAKIKEGKVKYLVSTQVVEAGVDIDFDVVVRDFAPFDALNQSAGRCNRNGEKSGAFKIIRLVDEKGKFYWSYIYDSILSSCTYETLECVNNLTEEQFINLTEKYFKLVKDRAVDNVKELALFSEALKYLRFSGKNGKRFIKDMNLIENDYGIEVFVQINENAVNVWNKMIDIVKKLKSGERSSFKDYMRLKPKFYEFVIRVNVDEKSLRFFSEELAFHYIPFRYKDIYYGKTGLKEPNLIW